The Vibrio tarriae genome includes the window ATCTTTATCTGCCGCTCGGGCTGGCGGAGGAAGGCGGGCTGAGGTTTAACCGCCCACTGGCGCTGCAAGATGAAGTGCGCTTTTGTTTTGATCACCCGAGTTTAACTCTAGAGCGGGTCTATCTCACCGCTCAGCAGCTGCAAGCTAAGCAGTGTCAACAAGTATGGGTGTTTAACTGTGCGCTGCGTTTAAACTTCATGCATGAGAATCACGAGTTACAACCGCTCCAGGCGGTGGCGCCGACCGATGGTTGTTACTGCTGGGGAGAACTGCTGTATGAGCATGGTCAGCAGCAAGTGATGCACCATAGCATGACGTTTCTTGCCTTACGTGAAGGGGAAGTGCGTGACGATTTTGTCCCGATCCCTTTGCCGAGTTATCCGGAAGGGATGACGTCCCCTCTGTTTAATTTGATCCGCCATGCGTTTCACGATTTGGATGCCATGACGGACAATTTGGCACAGCAGATCCGCGCTCAAACCTCATTACTGACGGCGAGTTACCGGCGTGACCGACGTACCGGCTTACCCAATCGAGTGGTGTTACGTGAGCGATTGGCGAACTTCGCGGCCAATGAGCACCTAATCGCCCTGAAAGTGACTAATTTCAATCAGATCAATGAGAAGTATGGTTATCCGGTAGGCGATAAGCTGCTTCGCGATTTGAGTGAACAATTTCAGGTCTTTTTGGATCAGAAACTGGCGGGGCAGAGCGGTTTGTATGCGATTGGAGTCGGCGAGTGGGCAACGGTTTTTCGCGCCAAGCTGGACGGGAAAAGCATTCATAGCCATTTCTATCAGTTTGTGGAGCAGTTGGAGCACGTCAACTTCGAGCCCTACGGTTTGCCGAATGTGGATTATTTGTCGATCTCGTTGTGCGCTGGGTTAGTCAGTCAGGGTGATTTTGCAGAGCACTCGCCAGATGAGCTATTACTGCGTGCCATAGAAGCGCGACGCAACGCGTTTAGTAATAATCGTCACTTTTGTAATGCGGCGCGATTAAAAGTGCAAGAAAGCGTTCGTCAGGAACGGCTGAATTGGTTATCGCGCGTCAGTCGAGCGGTAGTGCGTGATGATGTGGTGGTCTATGCGCAGCCGATTTGTCAGGCGCGCAGTCACATTGTGGCCTCTTACGAATGTTTAGTGCGGATTGAAGATGAAGGGGAAATTATCCTCCCTAGTCACTTTCTTCCTATCATCACTGATACCCATCTTTACACTCGTTTGAGCCGGCAGATGATAACGCATACCTTCAATATGATGCGTCATCGCCCAGAAGCTTTTTCGATCAATCTTTCACCGCAAGATTTGATGAGCGAGCGCACCTTGCAGCATTTGGAAGCGGCAATAAAATCGGTGGCCGATCCTGCCCGTGTCGGGCTCGAAGTGTTGGAGAGCGAACAAATCAAAGATTACGGGCGGATGATTGAAGTGTGTAACCATTTCCGCACGCTGGGCGCGACCATCATTGTCGATGATTTTGGCAGTGGTTATTCCAATATTGATGAGATAGTGAAGCTTGAACCGCAGGTGATTAAGCTCGATGGCAGCTTGATCCGCAATATTGATCAGGATGTGAAGCAGCGCCGGATTGCCGAGCAGCTCGTGAAATTGTGTCAGGTACTGAATGCGAAAACCGTGGCGGAGTTTGTCCATAACCAGACGGTTTGTCGCATCAGTGAAGATATGGGGGTGGATTATTTACAAGGCTATTTCTTGGGTCGACCTTCACGCTTGAGTTAACGCAAGATAGATGCGTCATCCCATCTTGATATTTACCGTTCAATCCAACGATGACCGCTTTTGTCGGCTTTAAAAGCGTTCATCGAATAGTGATAAAACTGCTCCAAGGCCTCAGCTGAAGCCTCGGCGTTGAAATGGCGCAGTAGCATTAATCCCACCTCAAGGGTGCAGAGATTGCCCGGCTGTTGATTGCGCCTGAGCCGATACGCCGACACGTGATCGGTGGTAAGGTGAACTCTCGGAACATCGCCTAGCCAAGGGCTTTTACGCTCCATTTTGCGCGCTTCCTGCCAAGTGGCATCGAGCACAATAAAATGCGCGATCTCATCTTCGCGTAGCGAGCGGAGTGCATCGGTTAATTCCACGCTCTCTTCGGATGGGTAAACCAGAAACGAGCGAACGTTGGGTTGGGTGAGGCGCGCTTGTAACTCAGTATTAGCCGCGACTCGGCTCCATGTATAGGCTTGGCACTCGGCCATGGATTTCGCCAGCCAGCGCCCAGTATTGGTTTCGCGCTGCCACTCATTATCGTGAGTGAGCAGCGAGAGTTGAAACGGCGCGCGGAAGCTAGGGACGGCGGAGCAGAGGCATTGAAATTTAAGCCCGCAGTCCGGACACGCCGCATTCATAGTTTAATGCCTGACTGTCTTGGCGAGAGGCCATCGGCAAACAGCACCACTTGGCTGATTTGCTCGGCGTTGGCTTCAGGGGCCACACTTGGGTTCGTCGGGTAGCTGATGCCGTTGTATTGTAGACGGTGTATAGCGGGCTTCGCGCCGCCGCCACTGACATTGAACAGTAAGTCTTGCCAGCCATGATGGGTCTGTTTGCCTAAACGGATCGGGTTTTGTACGAGAGTGATGCGGCTATTGAAACGCCACTGCTGATTGTGTTGATCGAAGATCAGCAAAGTACAGCCGCCAGTG containing:
- a CDS encoding tRNA-uridine aminocarboxypropyltransferase, whose protein sequence is MNAACPDCGLKFQCLCSAVPSFRAPFQLSLLTHDNEWQRETNTGRWLAKSMAECQAYTWSRVAANTELQARLTQPNVRSFLVYPSEESVELTDALRSLREDEIAHFIVLDATWQEARKMERKSPWLGDVPRVHLTTDHVSAYRLRRNQQPGNLCTLEVGLMLLRHFNAEASAEALEQFYHYSMNAFKADKSGHRWIER
- the cdpA gene encoding cyclic di-GMP phosphodiesterase CdpA, which encodes MFTVSRIIPDLASANHVLDAIELPHGQSILVQIFSPLSREQVLQLARIIRCHYPQACLLGCSTEEVIFQGEVHHQVTLLQITVFEQTYLSRAVVDYSDDEAADAERLARQLELNSTSRAVVCFSWQMDTLQAARFALRDMQGSPVPVAGGAAKQTPSGRWVLLDEACYQNASVAIALHGEALYVETGGYTEWQPVGRTYRVTAVEGDRVLRLDDEPIEAIYQRNLGAQADLPHDWLISFPLMKGECRHQDLYLPLGLAEEGGLRFNRPLALQDEVRFCFDHPSLTLERVYLTAQQLQAKQCQQVWVFNCALRLNFMHENHELQPLQAVAPTDGCYCWGELLYEHGQQQVMHHSMTFLALREGEVRDDFVPIPLPSYPEGMTSPLFNLIRHAFHDLDAMTDNLAQQIRAQTSLLTASYRRDRRTGLPNRVVLRERLANFAANEHLIALKVTNFNQINEKYGYPVGDKLLRDLSEQFQVFLDQKLAGQSGLYAIGVGEWATVFRAKLDGKSIHSHFYQFVEQLEHVNFEPYGLPNVDYLSISLCAGLVSQGDFAEHSPDELLLRAIEARRNAFSNNRHFCNAARLKVQESVRQERLNWLSRVSRAVVRDDVVVYAQPICQARSHIVASYECLVRIEDEGEIILPSHFLPIITDTHLYTRLSRQMITHTFNMMRHRPEAFSINLSPQDLMSERTLQHLEAAIKSVADPARVGLEVLESEQIKDYGRMIEVCNHFRTLGATIIVDDFGSGYSNIDEIVKLEPQVIKLDGSLIRNIDQDVKQRRIAEQLVKLCQVLNAKTVAEFVHNQTVCRISEDMGVDYLQGYFLGRPSRLS